In Populus nigra chromosome 1, ddPopNigr1.1, whole genome shotgun sequence, one genomic interval encodes:
- the LOC133673401 gene encoding uncharacterized protein LOC133673401 isoform X2, with translation MDYDENDFQNHNLHLAGEGSNKFPSVLQPYALPKFDFDDSLNGSLRFDSLVETEVFLGIESNEDNQWIEDFSRGTSGIQFSSSAAESCSLSRRNNVWSEATSSESVEMLLKSVGQEDNTPIQTNTESDACDELGCILKHMEPILKQDNDTSPKVEDTANLQATFLPGEDVEDFSVLDNDVGQQQPLDDSSQDHKGEASADSGLGPLVDLSAISVEVRQPVIEGSLSIDSKSNHVTQREIDNVVNGSSNDRSQKVPASGLQDGASVQNITTGNIELNEKDGPDDINNTSDDSKDFLETDTGENQKKGQVLSQEGQMEDENPCSDAVESMEEANVIETNSSNLGEPCKIPKGHSGFPEDVVTSDQSEVDTVGGSVMAVEGNTTFKRHEIEDSNGSQSDNKNLSNKCEGSLLSAEDSEPAKVKVGGTSSSDTGGVSSLATVCCSAEVVGEVANVSSSFLAESSQICGKSMVSAEGKDTIEIPSGNVSSENNFITSRLQSDAASDNNSASDVSCEHANMVTCATMDGVPAPSGDVTNVDAVIGHKDVKMSLLSEMGFSPLYIEKETTDKISVEASLSGLKTSCQVIAGLDPGSESKKGASSGAAGQILCESAEQSPLMVDASKTEGTHSKVIDKVSLKSTKEMNVCPVLCDSTANKGDDAEVLVKENDEKESSKVSEPTVNKNEMLGPISSEKEECREDANQKGQEENEAAIASEDNSDGNIAVPSTNDSGSCADVGKAASGSPTVIRAARDFQSESDKDGAKCSVEQTPVADSNASKALSGSWDPKQNDASKDERSFTFEVSPLANVPQKEVGNKWQPFLNKPATKAYPILNASPSSGLVQIDPKLAQDLPHGSPKVSDVAIVRSGSKGTSERKTRRSSGKAMEKESARKGNPMKDTVSVRLEKGAKTNNVSPSPSGILQHVQSNEMQRYGHADSSTMKPFVHASSSLPDLNSSASPSMMFQQPFTDLQQVQLRAQIFVYGALIQGTAPDEAYMISAFGGSDGGKAIWENALRSSMERLHGQKHNLTTPETPLQSRPGVRAPDQAIKQSTVQSKVISSPIGRSSKGTPTIVNPMVPLSSPLWSVPTPAGDTFQSSSMPRGPIMDHQRALSPMHPHQTPQIRNFAGNPWLSQAPFCGPWATSPQTPALDTSGHFSAQLPITEPVQLTPVKDLSVPIISGAKHVSPGPVAQSGASTSVFTGTFPVPDAKKVAVSSSQPPADPKPRKRKKNSVSESPGQNILPPHLRTESVSAPVVTSHLSTSVAITTPIIFVSKAPTEKFVTSVSPTPTDIRNGNQNTEQRNILSEETLDKVKAARVQAEDAATLAAAAVSHSLEMWNQLDKQRNSGLSPDIETKLASAAVAIAAAAAVAKAAAAAAKVASSAALQAKLLADEAVNSGGYSNPSQDNTISVSEGMKNLGKATPASILKGDDGTNSSSSILIVAREAARRRVEVASAAAKRAENMDAIVKAAELAAEAVSQAGKIVAMGDPLPLNELVAVGPEGYWKVTKINNELISKSNDIGRKTLNIDRVGERPHAPTEGSTEDHVRLEDDFLSSGSAAAKDVKGQKGYKVSESENGSRSLGTIVNFNSIKEGSLVEVFKDGNGFKAAWFPANVVDLKDGSAYVSYTDLSSVEGSEKLREWVTLKGEGERAPKIRIARPITAVQLEGTRKRRRAATVDHIWSVGDRVDAWIQDSWWEGVVIERSKKDGTTLTVQFPVQGEKSVVRAWHLRPSLLWENGEWIEWSSSRVGSHSTNKGDTPQEKRPRVQSPAVDNKGNDKLSKGFDSVETNKPDEPTLLDLAAHEKMFNIGKSTKDGNKPDVLRMARTGLQKEGSKVIFGVPKPGKKRKFMEVSKHYVADQSSKNDANDSVKFAKYLMPRGSGSRGWKNTLRTESIANRTAASKPKVFKSGKPQNVSGRTITQKDSSLTTTVSASNDGAVTDHVAKTKASISHVENTSEKRTLSSKKTSTSNAKPQRVSKGKLAPAGGKLGRIEEDKVFNGDSSKSTSDVTEPRRSNRKIQPTSRLLEGLQSSLMVSKVPAVSHDKSQTSRTASRGNNHG, from the exons ATGGATTATGatgaaaatgattttcaaaacCACAATCTTCATTTAGCTGGTGAAGGAAGCAACAAATTTCCTTCTGTTTTACAGCCATATGCTCTTCCCAAGTTTGATTTTGATGACAGTCTTAATGGATCTTTAAGGTTTGATAGTTTGGTTGAGACTGAGGTTTTTCTTGGCATCGAAAGTAACGAGGACAACCAGTGGATTGAAGATTTCTCTCGTGGTACCAGTGGGATACAGTTTAGTTCAAGTGCAGCAGAGTCTTGTTCTCTATCAAGACGCAACAATGTCTGGTCTGAAGCTACTTCCTCAGAATCTGTTGAAATGTTATTGAAATCTGTTGGTCAGGAAGATAATACTCCTATACAAACTAATACTGAGTCAGATGCCTGTGATGAACTGGGTTGCATACTAAAGCACATGGAGCCCATCTTGAAACAGGATAATGATACATCACCTAAAGTGGAAGATACTGCGAATTTACAGGCTACATTTCTGCCAGGCGAGGATGTGGAAGATTTTTCTGTGTTGGATAATGATGTTGGACAGCAGCAGCCTCTTGATGATAGTTCTCAGGATCATAAAGGTGAAGCATCTGCTGATAGTGGTTTGGGACCTTTAGTTGACCTATCTGCTATTAGTGTAGAGGTCAGGCAACCTGTTATTGAAGGGAGTCTGTCCATTGATAGTAAATCTAATCATGTTACTCAAAGGGAAATCGATAATGTCGTGAATGGATCTTCAAATGATAGGTCACAGAAAGTTCCTGCTTCAGGGTTGCAGGATGGCGCCTCTGTGCAAAATATCACTACAGGaaatattgaattgaatgaAAAAGATGGCCCAGATGATATAAATAACACTTCTGATGATAGTAAAGATTTTCTGGAAACAGACACTGGTGAGAATCAGAAAAAGGGACAAGTATTAAGTCAAGAGGGCCAAATGGAGGATGAGAATCCTTGTTCAGATGCAGTGGAATCCATGGAAGAAGCAAACGTCATTGAAACTAACTCGAGTAATTTGGGGGAACCTTGCAAAATACCGAAGGGGCATTCTGGCTTCCCAGAAGACGTAGTGACTAGTGATCAGTCCGAAGTGGATACAGTTGGGGGATCAGTGATGGCTGTTGAAGGTAATACTACTTTTAAGAGGCATGAAATTGAGGACTCAAATGGTTCCCAATCGGATAACAAGAACCTATCTAATAAGTGTGAGGGATCTCTCCTGTCTGCTGAAGACTCTGAGCCTGCTAAAGTGAAAGTTGGTGGAACTAGCAGCAGCGATACAGGTGGTGTTTCTAGTTTGGCTACGGTGTGCTGTTCAGCTGAAGTTGTTGGAGAAGTGGCCAATGTTTCATCCTCTTTCCTTGCTGAATCATCACAAATATGTGGGAAGTCTATGGTTTCTGCTGAGGGAAAGGACACCATAGAGATTCCTTCTGGCAATGTTAGCAGTGAAAACAATTTCATAACTTCGAGATTACAATCAGATGCTGCTTCTGACAACAATTCAG CATCAGATGTTAGCTGCGAACATGCTAACATGGTAACCTGTGCTACAATGGATGGTGTTCCAGCGCCTTCTGGTGATGTCACTAATGTAGATGCAGTTATTGGTCACAAAGATGTCAAAATGTCACTTTTAAGTGAGATGGGGTTTAGTCCCTTATATATAGAGAAAGAAACCACGGACAAGATTTCTGTGGAGGCCAGTTTATCAGGTCTGAAGACCTCTTGTCAAGTGATAGCTGGATTAGATCCTGGTTCTGAATCCAAAAAAGGCGCTTCTTCTGGTGCTGCAGGACAGATATTATGTGAGTCAGCTGAACAATCTCCATTAATGGTGGATGCTAGTAAAACAGAAGGAACTCATTCAAAAGTAATTGATAAGGTCAGCCTGAAGAGCACAAAGGAAATGAATGTGTGTCCAGTTCTTTGTGATTCAACTGCAAACAAGGGTGATGATGCTGAAGTGTtggtaaaagaaaatgatgaaaaggAATCATCCAAAGTTTCAG AACCGACTGTAAACAAGAATGAGATGCTAGGACCTATCTCCTCAGAAAAGGAAGAGTGTCGAGAGGATGCTAACCAGAAAGGTCAGGAAGAAAATGAAGCTGCCATAGCATCTGAAGATAATAGTGATGGGAATATTGCTGTCCCTAGCACAAACG ATTCTGGAAGTTGTGCTGATGTTGGCAAAGCAGCCAGTGGTTCCCCTACTGTCATCAGAGCCGCCAGAGATTTTCAGAGTGAAAGTGACAAGGATGGAGCCAAATGTTCAGTTGAGCAGACTCCTGTTGCTGATAGCAATGCCAGCAAAGCTTTGTCTGGTTCTTGGGATCCGAAACAAAATGATGCATCCAAAGATGAAAGGAGCTTCACTTTTGAGGTCAGTCCACTGGCAAATGTGCCTCAAAAAGAAGTTGGCAATAAATGGCAGCCCTTTTTGAACAAACCAGCCACTAAAGCCTACCCG ATTTTGAATGCTTCTCCATCATCTGGTTTAGTCCAAATAGATCCCAAGCTTGCCCAAGATCTTCCTCATGGAAGTCCAAAGGTGTCTGATGTAGCCATTGTGCGTAGTGGTTCTAAAGGTACTTCTGAGCGTAAAACAAGACGATCATCTGGTAAGGCCATGGAAAAGGAAAGTGCGAGAAAGGGAAATCCTATGAAAGATACTGTTTCTGTGAGGCTAGAAAAGGgggcaaaaacaaacaatgtcTCCCCAAGCCCTTCTGGGATATTGCAACATGTGCAATCAAATGAGATGCAGCGCTATGGTCATGCGGATTCCAGTACTATGAAACCATTTGTTCATGCATCTTCAAGCCTTCCAGATCTGAATTCTTCTGCTTCTCCATCTATGATGTTTCAACAACCCTTCACGGACTTGCAACAAGTGCAATTGCGTGCTCAGATCTTTGTTTATGGCGCTTTGAT ACAAGGAACAGCTCCAGATGAAGCATATATGATATCAGCATTTGGAGGATCTG ATGGTGGTAAAGCCATATGGGAGAATGCTCTACGCTCTTCTATGGAACGGCTTCATGGTCAAAAACATAATCTCACTACTCCAGAAACCCCCTTGCAGTCACGTCCTG GTGTCAGAGCTCCTGATCAAGCAATTAAACAGAGTACTGTTCAAAGTAAAGTAATCTCTTCACCTATTGGTCGATCCAGCAAGGGTACTCCAACAATTGTGAACCCCATGGTACCCCTTTCTTCACCGCTCTGGAGTGTACCTACCCCCGCTGGCGACACATTTCAATCAAGCAGCATGCCAAGGGGTCCCATTATGGATCATCAGCGGGCACTTTCTCCTATGCATCCTCATCAAACTCCACAGATAAGAAATTTTGCTGGTAACCCTTGGCTATCTCAGGCACCTTTTTGTGGTCCCTGGGCTACATCTCCACAAACACCTGCACTTGACACAAGTGGTCATTTTTCTGCGCAATTGCCTATCACAGAACCAGTTCAATTGACACCTGTGAAAGACTTATCCGTGCCAATTATCTCTGGTGCAAAGCATGTTTCTCCTGGTCCTGTAGCTCAGAGTGGGGCTTCCACCAGTGTTTTTACTGGGACTTTTCCTGTTCCAGATGCAAAAAAGGTTGCAGTGTCATCCAGTCAACCTCCTGCTGATCCAAAAcctaggaaaagaaaaaagaactcaGTTTCTGAGAGTCCGGGCCAGAATATTTTGCCTCCTCACCTTCGAACAGAGTCAGTTTCTGCTCCTGTTGTTACCAGTCATCTGTCTACTTCTGTTGCCATTACAACCCCTATCATCTTTGTTTCTAAAGCCCCTACAGAGAAATTTGTGACTTCTGTATCTCCTACACCTACTGATATCAGAAACGGGAATCAGAATACAGAACAGAGGAATATTTTGTCAGAGGAAACCCTTGATAAAGTGAAGGCTGCGAGAGTGCAGGCAGAGGATGCAGCTActcttgctgctgctgctgttagTCACAGCCTGGAAATGTGGAATCAGTTAGATAAGCAGAGAAATTCTGGGTTATCACCAGATATTGAAACCAAACTAGCTTCTGCAGCTGTTGCAAtagcagctgctgctgctgttgcaaaAGCGGCAGCGGCAGCTGCCAAAGTTGCATCTAGTGCTGCATTGCAAGCAAAACTGTTGGCTGATGAAGCAGTAAATTCTGGTGGTTATAGCAATCCCAGTCAAGACAATACAATCTCTGTTTCTGAAGGCATGAAGAATTTGGGAAAGGCTACTCCTGCTTCCATCCTGAAGGGTGATGATGGGACAAATAGTTCCAGTTCAATCCTTATTGTGGCAAGGGAGGCTGCTAGACGGAGAGTTGAAGTTGCTTCCGCTGCTGCAAAACGAGCTGAAAATATGGATGCTATTGTTAAAGCTGCAGAGCTGGCTGCAGAAGCTGTGTCCCAAGCTGGGAAGATAGTTGCTATGGGCGATCCTTTGCCACTGAATGAGCTAGTAGCTGTGGGTCCAGAGGGATATTGGAAagtaaccaaaataaataatgaactGATCTCTAAATCAAATGATATAGGTAGAAAAACTCTTAATATAGATAGAGTTGGAGAAAGACCACACGCTCCAACTGAGGGGTCCACTGAGGACCATGTTAGATTGGAAGATGATTTCTTGAGTTCTGGTTCAGCTGCTGCAAAGGATGTTAAAGGACAAAAGGGCTACAAGGTGTCTGAATCTGAGAATGGTTCAAGATCTTTGGGAACTATAGTAAACTTTAATAGCATCAAGGAGGGGTCCCTTGTAGAG GTTTTCAAAGATGGGAATGGATTTAAAGCAGCCTGGTTCCCTGCCAATGTCGTGGATTTAAAGGATGGGAGCGCATATGTGAGTTATACTGATCTTTCATCAGTTGAAG GCTCAGAGAAGCTAAGGGAGTGGGTGACACTTAAAGGTGAAGGAGAGAGAGCGCCAAAAATACGAATAGCTCGCCCTATTACTGCCGTGCAATTAGAAGGAACAAGGAAGAGGCGACGAGCTGCCACGGTGGACCATATTTGGTCTGTTGGTGATAGAGTGGATGCATGGATACAAGATAG CTGGTGGGAAGGAGTGGTCATTGAAAGGAGCAAGAAAGATGGCACCACACTAACAGTCCAATTTCCAG TTCAAGGAGAAAAATCTGTTGTTAGAGCATGGCATCTTCGGCCTTCTCTCCTATGGGAAAATGGGGAATGGATTGAATGGTCCAGTTCAAGAGTGGGCTCTCATTCTACCAACAAG GGTGATACTCCACAGGAAAAACGACCGAGGGTGCAGAGCCCTGCAGTGGACAACAAAGGGAATGATAAGTTATCAAAAGGTTTTGATTCTGTGGAAACTAATAAACCTGATGAACCAACTTTATTGGATTTAGCTGCTCATGAAAAAATGTTCAATATTGGTAAGAGCACCAAAGATGGTAATAAACCTGACGTGCTCAGAATGGCACGGACTGGCTTGCAGAAGGAAGGATCAAAAGTGATCTTTGGTGTACCAAAGcctgggaaaaaaagaaagtttatgGAAGTGAGCAAGCACTATGTTGCAGATCAGAGCAGCAAAAACGACGCAAATGATTCGGTAAAGTTTGCTAAATATTTGATGCCTCGGGGATCAGGATCCCGTGGATGGAAGAATACTTTAAGAACTGAATCAATCGCAAACCGAACAGCGGCATCGAAGCCCAAGGTTTTTAAATCAGGAAAGCCACAGAATGTTTCTGGTAGAACAATTACTCAGAAGGACAGCTCATTGACAACTACGGTTTCTGCTTCCAATGATGGTGCTGTTACAGATCATGTTGCAAAGACCAAGGCTTCTATAAGCCATGTTGAAAATACATCCGAAAAAC GTACACTTTCCTCTAAGAAAACTTCCACATCAAATGCTAAACCTCAACGAGTAAGTAAAGGAAAACTTGCTCCTGCTGGTGGAAAGTTGGGAAGAATTGAAGAGGACAAAGTTTTCAATGGAGATTCTTCAAAATCAACCTCTGATGTCACAGAGCCACGAAGGTCTAACCGTAAAATTCAGCCTACATCAAGA CTGTTAGAAGGGCTACAAAGCTCCTTGATGGTGTCAAAAGTTCCAGCTGTGTCGCATGATAAAAGTCAGACAAGTAGGACTGCTTCTAGAG GGAATAACCATGGTTGA